One window of Microbacterium sp. 1S1 genomic DNA carries:
- a CDS encoding alkyl/aryl-sulfatase, with amino-acid sequence MGVDTQGAKPATEWTRRANAEAAKGLPFHDRRDFDDAARGFLGTLEDPVIRRADGVPLFDTTAHDFLSDAEAPDTVHPSLWRHAQANHHHGLFEVTTGIYQVRGVDLANMTIVEGDEGIVVIDPLSYVETSSAALALYRKHRGDRPVRAVIFTHSHVDHYNGARGVVDDDDIASGAVTVIAPEGFLAEAVSENVYAGNAMSRRAIYQYGTALRPGPTGQVDTGLANALAHSGSSTLVPPTDTVSATGETRVVDGVRMVFQMAPGTEAPSEFLIHFPDHRALCAAEDATPTLHNLLTLRGAQVRDAVTWWKTLNDTIGLFSAETDVVFAQHGWPRWGTDDVTEYLENQRDLYKYIHDQSLRLANHGLTMTEIAEQLELPESLSMQWYNRGYYGTVNHNSKAVYQRYIGWYDGNPARLHALPPEQAGAKYVEFMGGADAVVEKAQAAFENGEYRWVAEVVGHVVFAQPDHAAARALQADAFEQLGYQCENPTWRNAYLMGAQELRQGVKDLGAVRLVTLDVMRSMTPEMIFDYMGIKLNGPEAAGHRASIAWTVSSGDAAQEYLLELRNGCLIYTARSGAADAHVESDTLALASIVFGTLSVDDAVRDGSLTISGDRTALENLLGLLDDFSFWFPIVEP; translated from the coding sequence ATGGGAGTGGATACTCAGGGCGCCAAGCCGGCGACGGAGTGGACGCGGCGGGCGAACGCCGAAGCCGCCAAGGGTTTGCCCTTTCATGATCGTCGAGACTTCGACGACGCTGCGCGAGGGTTTCTCGGGACACTCGAGGATCCGGTCATCCGTCGCGCGGACGGCGTTCCCCTCTTCGACACGACGGCGCACGACTTCCTCTCCGACGCCGAGGCGCCGGACACGGTGCACCCGAGCCTCTGGCGGCACGCACAGGCCAATCATCACCACGGGCTGTTCGAAGTCACGACCGGCATCTACCAGGTCCGCGGCGTCGACCTCGCCAACATGACGATCGTGGAGGGCGACGAGGGCATCGTCGTGATCGACCCGCTGTCGTACGTGGAGACGTCGTCCGCAGCGCTCGCGCTCTACCGGAAGCATCGCGGCGACCGCCCCGTGCGCGCGGTGATCTTCACGCACAGCCACGTCGACCACTACAACGGCGCGCGGGGCGTCGTCGACGACGATGACATCGCCTCCGGGGCCGTCACGGTCATCGCCCCCGAGGGCTTCCTCGCCGAAGCGGTGTCCGAGAACGTCTACGCCGGCAACGCGATGAGCCGACGCGCCATCTACCAGTACGGAACCGCACTCCGCCCCGGCCCGACGGGGCAGGTGGACACCGGGCTGGCCAACGCTCTCGCGCACTCCGGGTCTTCCACCCTCGTCCCCCCGACCGACACCGTTTCGGCGACAGGCGAGACGCGGGTCGTCGACGGGGTGCGCATGGTGTTCCAGATGGCGCCAGGAACGGAGGCGCCCTCCGAGTTCCTCATCCACTTCCCCGACCACCGCGCCCTCTGCGCGGCCGAGGACGCCACGCCGACCCTTCACAACCTGCTGACGCTCCGCGGCGCCCAGGTCAGGGACGCGGTCACGTGGTGGAAGACCCTCAACGACACCATCGGGCTCTTCAGCGCCGAGACCGATGTCGTGTTCGCCCAGCACGGCTGGCCACGCTGGGGCACGGACGACGTGACCGAGTATCTCGAGAATCAGCGCGACCTCTACAAGTACATCCACGACCAGTCGCTGCGACTGGCGAACCACGGCCTCACGATGACGGAGATCGCCGAGCAGCTCGAACTGCCGGAGTCGTTGAGCATGCAGTGGTACAACCGCGGCTACTACGGAACCGTCAACCACAATTCCAAGGCCGTCTACCAGCGCTACATCGGCTGGTACGACGGCAACCCCGCGCGGCTGCACGCCCTGCCCCCGGAGCAGGCCGGCGCGAAATACGTCGAGTTCATGGGCGGCGCCGATGCCGTGGTCGAGAAGGCGCAGGCGGCATTCGAGAACGGCGAGTACCGGTGGGTCGCCGAGGTGGTCGGCCACGTCGTCTTCGCCCAGCCGGACCACGCTGCGGCGCGTGCACTGCAGGCAGACGCCTTCGAGCAGCTCGGCTACCAGTGTGAGAACCCGACGTGGCGCAACGCGTATCTGATGGGGGCCCAGGAATTGCGTCAGGGGGTGAAGGACCTCGGCGCCGTCCGGCTCGTCACCCTCGACGTGATGCGATCGATGACGCCGGAGATGATCTTCGACTACATGGGTATCAAGCTCAACGGACCGGAGGCCGCCGGGCACCGCGCCTCGATCGCCTGGACCGTCTCCTCGGGCGATGCCGCGCAGGAGTACCTCCTCGAGCTGCGCAACGGGTGCCTGATCTACACCGCGCGCTCCGGCGCAGCAGACGCCCATGTCGAATCCGACACGCTCGCGCTCGCCTCGATCGTGTTCGGAACACTGTCCGTCGACGACGCCGTCCGCGACGGCAGCCTCACGATCAGCGGCGACCGCACCGCACTGGAGAACCTCCTCGGGCTGCTGGACGACTTCTCGTTCTGGTTCCCCATCGTCGAACCCTGA
- a CDS encoding DedA family protein: MLHAPTALIPWLDPQTIIGAAGPWALLVVCFIIFAETGLLVGFLLPGDTLLIIAGLLTHTSNVFGVNIWVVSLLIALSAFIGGEVGYLIGHKGGPAVFERKESGLFSRKNVERTNAFFERFGGLTVILARFVPIVRTFAPVAAGVGHMPWRRYSLYNFIGAMIWGFGLTMVGYLIAYIPWIRHLVVEYIDVILLIAVGGTAIVTLWHYLAERHKAKKAAAAGEDVVTDADEAEELVLDAEVFDRAPDLDGDGKH; the protein is encoded by the coding sequence ATGCTGCACGCCCCCACCGCGCTCATCCCGTGGCTCGACCCGCAGACGATCATCGGGGCGGCGGGGCCGTGGGCCCTCCTGGTGGTCTGCTTCATCATCTTCGCCGAGACCGGGTTGCTCGTCGGCTTCCTCCTGCCCGGTGACACGCTGCTCATCATCGCCGGCCTGTTGACCCACACGAGCAATGTCTTCGGCGTCAACATCTGGGTGGTCTCGCTGCTCATCGCTCTCTCCGCGTTCATCGGTGGAGAGGTCGGTTACCTCATCGGGCACAAGGGCGGTCCCGCGGTGTTCGAGCGCAAGGAGTCCGGCCTCTTCAGCCGCAAGAACGTCGAGCGCACCAACGCCTTCTTCGAGCGCTTCGGCGGTCTCACCGTGATCCTCGCGCGATTCGTCCCGATCGTGCGCACGTTCGCTCCGGTCGCCGCGGGTGTGGGCCACATGCCGTGGCGGCGCTACTCGCTCTACAACTTCATCGGCGCGATGATCTGGGGCTTCGGTCTCACGATGGTCGGCTATCTCATCGCCTACATCCCGTGGATCCGTCACCTCGTCGTCGAGTACATCGACGTCATCCTGCTGATCGCCGTCGGCGGTACCGCGATCGTCACCCTGTGGCACTACCTCGCCGAGCGTCACAAGGCGAAGAAGGCCGCCGCCGCGGGCGAAGACGTCGTGACCGATGCCGACGAGGCGGAGGAACTCGTCCTCGATGCCGAGGTCTTCGACCGTGCTCCCGACCTGGACGGCGACGGGAAGCACTGA
- a CDS encoding type II secretion system F family protein, with product MSGLSALAVAVLLGGAFATGMLALLATVPRWRAAPLVLRVAPYVRDVVDDDLLPREALPRPGAQPAGRYRLGVRGAQAIDRLVGGTEGLRRRLAQAGSSLDPIAFRGRQLAWALGGVVGGALAVIVLVLVGRWSVPAGAIPLLSGATAAVVCEMHVSARIRARKMRLADELPTTLEFLVLCLSAGEGFLDAVKRVAGVGSGELTTELRRVVLEVGTGSSLADALIDMAGRLELPGLTRAVDQIVAALEHGAPLAAVLRAQAEDTREEAKRTLIEQAGRKEIVMLLPLVFLILPLSVVFAIYPGLFILRLGIG from the coding sequence ATGAGCGGGTTGTCCGCGCTCGCCGTGGCCGTGCTGCTCGGCGGAGCCTTCGCGACGGGCATGCTCGCCCTGCTCGCCACTGTGCCCCGCTGGCGTGCTGCTCCGCTCGTCCTGCGGGTCGCGCCGTACGTGCGCGATGTCGTTGATGATGACCTGCTGCCGCGTGAGGCCCTTCCCCGCCCGGGAGCACAGCCCGCCGGCCGGTACCGCCTCGGTGTCCGCGGCGCCCAGGCGATCGACCGTCTCGTCGGCGGCACTGAGGGTCTGCGGCGGCGCCTCGCGCAGGCGGGATCATCGCTCGACCCCATCGCCTTCCGAGGACGGCAGCTCGCCTGGGCGCTCGGCGGGGTCGTGGGCGGAGCGCTCGCCGTCATCGTCCTCGTTCTCGTCGGACGGTGGTCGGTTCCGGCCGGGGCCATCCCGCTCCTCTCCGGTGCGACCGCCGCCGTCGTCTGCGAGATGCACGTGTCGGCGCGGATCCGGGCGCGCAAGATGCGCCTCGCGGACGAGCTTCCGACGACACTGGAGTTCCTGGTGCTCTGTCTCTCCGCCGGCGAGGGTTTCCTCGATGCCGTGAAGAGGGTCGCGGGTGTGGGGTCAGGCGAACTCACGACCGAGCTGCGTCGAGTGGTCCTCGAGGTGGGGACCGGGTCTTCGCTGGCCGATGCCCTGATCGACATGGCCGGCCGGCTGGAGCTTCCCGGACTGACGCGCGCGGTGGATCAGATCGTCGCCGCGCTCGAACACGGAGCGCCCCTCGCGGCCGTGCTGCGTGCGCAAGCGGAGGACACGAGAGAGGAGGCCAAGCGGACGCTGATCGAGCAGGCGGGACGGAAGGAGATCGTGATGCTCCTCCCGCTGGTCTTCCTCATCCTGCCGCTCTCGGTGGTGTTCGCGATCTACCCCGGATTGTTCATCCTGCGCCTGGGGATCGGGTGA
- a CDS encoding CpaF family protein, whose translation MEQPASIIADVVRRRLRAEGVDPTRDPARARAVTRAEVRRHDDRALARGGELVEDEAACVRDVLAAVSGFGPLQPFLDDPGIEEVWVNGDGAVHAARGGVAERTVLRLDEVTVRDLVERMLQSTGRRVDIAQPFVDASLPDGSRLHVAIADVVRGAWAVNIRKFLPGHRSLDALTAQGALPPETAGALGQAMREGASVIVSGATHAGKTTMLGALLASCAAEQRIITVEETFELAVDGPDVVALQGRQPSLEGTGEITLRRLVKEALRMRPDRLVVGEVRDAEALDLLLALNTGVPGACTVHANSAAEALDKLCLLPLLGGRNIDRDFVAPALASSVDLVVHCARDAAGRRYVAEVVAPTGEVVGGRVLSRPVFTAPGGQDFRRRAPAAAEAVA comes from the coding sequence ATGGAGCAGCCCGCCTCGATCATCGCCGACGTCGTGCGGCGCCGTCTGCGCGCCGAGGGGGTGGACCCCACGAGGGATCCCGCCCGCGCCCGGGCCGTCACGCGGGCGGAAGTGCGGCGTCACGACGATCGGGCTCTCGCGCGGGGAGGCGAACTCGTGGAGGACGAGGCGGCATGCGTGCGGGATGTGCTCGCGGCGGTGAGCGGGTTCGGTCCTCTGCAGCCCTTCCTCGACGACCCGGGCATCGAGGAGGTGTGGGTCAACGGCGACGGGGCCGTGCACGCGGCGCGGGGTGGAGTGGCGGAGCGCACGGTCCTGCGGCTGGACGAGGTGACGGTCCGGGATCTCGTCGAGCGCATGCTGCAGTCGACGGGGCGGCGCGTGGATATCGCGCAGCCCTTCGTCGACGCCTCGCTGCCGGACGGTTCTCGCCTGCACGTCGCGATCGCCGATGTCGTTCGTGGGGCCTGGGCGGTGAACATCCGGAAGTTCCTGCCGGGGCATCGCTCCCTCGACGCCCTCACGGCGCAGGGAGCTCTTCCGCCCGAGACCGCAGGCGCCCTGGGACAAGCGATGCGGGAGGGCGCCTCCGTGATCGTCTCCGGGGCCACCCACGCGGGGAAGACGACGATGCTCGGCGCTCTGCTCGCCTCGTGCGCGGCCGAGCAGCGCATCATCACGGTGGAGGAGACGTTCGAGCTCGCCGTCGACGGGCCGGATGTCGTCGCCCTGCAGGGGCGTCAGCCCAGCCTCGAGGGCACGGGGGAGATCACCCTGCGGCGGCTGGTGAAGGAGGCCCTGCGGATGCGTCCCGACCGCCTCGTGGTGGGGGAGGTGCGCGACGCGGAGGCTCTGGACCTCCTGCTCGCGCTCAACACCGGCGTCCCAGGTGCGTGCACGGTCCATGCGAACTCCGCTGCGGAGGCGCTCGACAAGCTGTGCCTGCTGCCGCTGCTCGGCGGAAGGAACATCGACCGTGACTTCGTCGCCCCGGCCCTGGCGTCGTCCGTCGATCTCGTCGTCCACTGCGCCCGCGATGCGGCGGGTCGACGATACGTCGCGGAGGTCGTCGCCCCGACCGGAGAAGTCGTCGGAGGGCGGGTGCTCAGCAGACCGGTCTTCACGGCCCCGGGTGGACAAGATTTCCGGCGACGCGCCCCGGCCGCCGCGGAGGCCGTCGCATGA
- a CDS encoding glycosyltransferase family A protein: MHRATPAAPEPTLSVVIPVKDDAAELRRCLRALARQTLPPDEIIVVDNASTDDSAVVAAQHGTRVVRCETPGIPAASATGYDAATGDVILRLDADGVPGPRWIETMAAACARDPRVGAWTGGAHFIDGPHLLRRPLAAAYLLSYVVVCGSALGHAPLFGSNLALRRSTWIAVRDRVHRDDTELHDDLDLAFHVGERHRIRWILHADMGISMRPFGSGRSFARRSWIGVRTVLVHWPQDFPPVRWVRLALRRVLHGLGVPAPGARR, from the coding sequence GTGCATCGCGCCACACCAGCCGCCCCTGAACCGACCCTGAGCGTGGTCATCCCGGTCAAGGACGACGCGGCGGAGCTGCGGCGGTGCCTCCGGGCCCTGGCGCGGCAGACGCTCCCGCCCGACGAGATCATCGTGGTGGACAACGCCTCGACCGACGACTCGGCCGTCGTGGCCGCGCAGCACGGCACGCGGGTCGTGCGGTGCGAGACCCCGGGCATCCCCGCGGCGAGCGCGACCGGGTACGACGCGGCGACGGGCGACGTGATCCTGCGGCTCGATGCCGACGGCGTACCGGGGCCCCGGTGGATCGAGACGATGGCGGCCGCGTGTGCACGGGATCCGCGGGTCGGAGCGTGGACCGGTGGCGCGCACTTCATCGACGGGCCCCACCTCCTGCGGCGGCCCCTCGCGGCCGCGTATCTCCTCTCCTACGTCGTCGTGTGCGGCTCCGCCCTCGGCCACGCGCCGCTGTTCGGATCGAACCTCGCCCTCCGCCGCTCGACCTGGATCGCGGTGCGCGACCGTGTACACCGCGACGACACCGAGCTGCATGACGACCTCGACCTCGCGTTCCATGTGGGCGAGCGGCATCGCATCCGCTGGATCCTGCACGCCGACATGGGCATCTCCATGCGCCCGTTCGGCAGCGGCCGCTCCTTCGCCCGGCGGAGCTGGATCGGCGTACGCACCGTCCTCGTGCACTGGCCGCAGGACTTCCCTCCCGTGCGCTGGGTGCGGCTCGCGCTGCGCCGGGTGCTCCACGGCCTGGGCGTGCCCGCGCCGGGAGCACGGCGATGA
- a CDS encoding TadE/TadG family type IV pilus assembly protein: MPAAIDEERGSNPVEFVLVGTLLTALTLAVLQVAFAIYVRNVVHDAAVEGAYHAALADTALAEGEERARAVITRAVGASYADDIAVTMSRRDGQETVGVRIRTTLPVFGLLGVPAGLDVEAHAPAESFDAR; the protein is encoded by the coding sequence GTGCCCGCAGCGATCGACGAGGAGCGTGGGTCGAACCCGGTGGAGTTCGTGCTCGTCGGCACGCTTCTCACCGCCCTCACTCTCGCGGTGCTGCAGGTCGCGTTCGCGATCTACGTGCGCAACGTCGTCCATGATGCGGCGGTCGAGGGCGCCTATCACGCCGCCCTGGCCGACACCGCCCTCGCGGAGGGGGAGGAGCGGGCGCGCGCGGTCATCACCCGTGCCGTCGGCGCTTCCTATGCGGACGACATCGCGGTGACGATGTCGCGGCGAGACGGCCAGGAGACCGTCGGCGTGCGGATCCGCACGACTCTCCCGGTCTTCGGCCTGCTCGGGGTCCCGGCCGGTCTGGATGTGGAAGCTCACGCACCGGCGGAGTCGTTCGATGCCAGATGA
- a CDS encoding MFS transporter: MVYLPTVLFSLGEGAVIPLIPVIAASMGADVAFAALVASALVVGQLCGNLPAGWAVGRIGERFTMVIAGGIAILAAAGMVFAPSLGVLAASVFLLGLCAAAFGLARHAFMTTRVPLAFRARSLSLLGGSFRLGIFIGPFVSAGLLQLFGTEAAAIWFFLSCLVVMVVLVLFGPDPEKTVAPLRTTVRFAEDSGEAVSGSIPTVERAGIFQTMWRQRGVLGRLGLAAASLSAVRSARQVVLPLWGLSLGLDASTIALVVGVSGAIDFALFYASGQVMDRFGRLWAAMPAMVLMGAGFLALSFTHDLDSAVLWFGMFAAVLGVGNGLSSGILLTLGADVAPKRDPAAFLGSWRTLTDAGGAVAPLLVSGITAIASLSFAAGAMGLIGLVGAAGFLRWIPRFVPRTPPGAPARPEGD, translated from the coding sequence ATGGTGTACCTGCCCACCGTCCTCTTCTCGCTCGGCGAGGGAGCGGTCATCCCCCTCATCCCGGTCATCGCGGCGTCGATGGGTGCGGACGTGGCCTTCGCGGCCCTCGTCGCCTCGGCGCTCGTGGTCGGCCAGCTCTGCGGCAACCTCCCCGCCGGGTGGGCGGTGGGCCGGATCGGCGAACGCTTCACGATGGTGATCGCCGGTGGCATCGCGATCCTCGCCGCAGCCGGCATGGTGTTCGCGCCGTCACTCGGGGTCCTCGCGGCATCGGTGTTCCTTCTCGGACTGTGCGCGGCCGCGTTCGGGCTCGCCCGCCACGCGTTCATGACCACGCGGGTGCCGCTGGCGTTCCGAGCCCGCTCGCTCTCCCTGCTCGGCGGCAGCTTCCGCCTGGGCATCTTCATCGGTCCGTTCGTCTCGGCCGGGTTGCTGCAGCTCTTCGGCACCGAGGCCGCAGCGATCTGGTTCTTCCTCTCCTGCCTCGTGGTGATGGTCGTCCTGGTGCTCTTCGGCCCCGATCCGGAGAAGACCGTCGCCCCGCTGCGGACGACCGTCCGGTTCGCGGAGGACAGCGGCGAGGCCGTGAGCGGGTCGATCCCGACGGTCGAGCGGGCGGGGATCTTCCAGACGATGTGGCGGCAACGCGGAGTGCTCGGCCGGCTCGGACTCGCCGCGGCCTCGCTATCGGCGGTGCGATCGGCACGGCAGGTCGTCCTGCCGCTGTGGGGCCTGTCGCTGGGTCTCGACGCCTCGACCATCGCCCTCGTCGTCGGCGTGTCCGGAGCCATCGACTTCGCCCTGTTCTACGCCAGCGGCCAGGTCATGGACCGCTTCGGCCGACTCTGGGCGGCGATGCCCGCGATGGTGCTCATGGGTGCGGGCTTCCTCGCCCTGTCGTTCACGCACGACCTCGACTCCGCGGTGCTGTGGTTCGGGATGTTCGCGGCCGTGCTCGGTGTCGGCAACGGACTGTCGAGCGGCATCCTCCTGACCCTCGGCGCCGACGTCGCCCCGAAACGCGACCCCGCAGCCTTCCTCGGCTCGTGGCGGACGCTGACCGACGCCGGGGGCGCGGTCGCTCCGCTCCTCGTCTCGGGCATCACGGCGATCGCGTCCCTGTCGTTCGCGGCCGGGGCGATGGGCCTGATCGGGCTCGTCGGCGCGGCCGGGTTCCTCCGCTGGATCCCCCGGTTCGTCCCCCGCACTCCCCCGGGCGCACCGGCTCGCCCGGAGGGCGACTGA
- a CDS encoding Ku protein yields the protein MRTIWKGALTFGLVNVPVKVYSATEDHDVPLHQVHDKDGGRIRYQRTCEVCGETVAYSDIDRAYVDDGQTVVLTKDDLAALPAEKSREIDVVEFVPSEQVDPLTLDKPYYLEPDSKSPKAYVLLRKTLEQTDRTAIVRFTLRQKTRLAALRVRGKVLVLQTLLWSDEVREAEFPSLDEDVRISKKELELSSSLVDSYSADFDPEEFVDEYQKELRTLIDAKIEAGETFDVAETFGGDAEKGADGGEVIDLMEALRASVARSKEKRSKNAG from the coding sequence ATGAGGACGATCTGGAAGGGCGCCCTGACGTTCGGGCTGGTGAACGTGCCGGTCAAGGTGTATTCCGCGACCGAGGACCACGACGTGCCGCTGCATCAGGTCCACGACAAGGATGGCGGCCGGATCCGGTACCAGCGCACGTGCGAGGTGTGCGGTGAGACGGTGGCGTACTCCGACATCGATCGCGCGTACGTCGACGACGGACAGACCGTCGTGCTCACGAAAGACGACCTCGCCGCGCTGCCGGCGGAGAAGAGCCGTGAGATCGACGTCGTGGAGTTCGTGCCCTCCGAGCAGGTCGATCCGCTCACCCTCGACAAGCCGTACTATCTGGAACCCGACTCCAAGTCGCCCAAGGCGTACGTCCTGCTGCGCAAGACCCTGGAGCAGACCGACCGTACCGCGATCGTGCGGTTCACGTTGCGCCAGAAGACCAGGCTCGCCGCGCTGCGGGTGCGCGGCAAGGTGCTCGTGCTGCAGACGCTGCTCTGGTCGGACGAAGTGCGCGAGGCCGAGTTCCCGTCCCTCGACGAGGACGTGCGGATCTCGAAGAAGGAGCTGGAGCTCTCCTCCTCCCTCGTCGACAGCTACTCGGCGGACTTCGATCCCGAAGAGTTCGTCGACGAGTACCAGAAGGAGCTCCGCACGCTCATCGATGCCAAGATCGAGGCCGGCGAGACGTTCGACGTCGCGGAGACCTTCGGCGGCGACGCCGAGAAGGGGGCCGACGGCGGTGAGGTCATCGACCTGATGGAGGCGCTGCGCGCGAGCGTCGCCCGCTCGAAGGAGAAGCGCTCCAAGAACGCGGGCTGA
- a CDS encoding type II secretion system F family protein produces the protein MTILLGATLAAGLLLTLSPWLWPAGERSGSVAHRGRLLRLAGEAGFPGLSARALLLGVAGAALAAASVAWLVTGSTVLAALAGGAGGTAPIAFLRGRRLRLRRLRRQLWPDVCDLLIAAIRVGLSLPDALATLAESAPPPLRPAFAVFARDLRSSGRFDASLDRLKDLLADPLGDRIVETLRMARQVGGTELIAVLRALSSSVRADAALRGEVEARQSWIRGAAVLGAVAPWVILVLLVLRPEGAKAYGTPEGVAVIGVGALVSVLAFRIMIRIGRLPEPRRWFG, from the coding sequence ATGACGATCCTGCTCGGTGCGACGCTCGCCGCCGGCCTCCTCTTGACGCTGTCTCCGTGGCTCTGGCCTGCCGGGGAGCGGTCCGGGTCCGTGGCGCACCGCGGACGCCTGCTCCGCTTGGCCGGGGAAGCGGGATTCCCCGGGCTCTCGGCCCGCGCCCTCCTCCTGGGCGTGGCCGGTGCCGCCCTGGCCGCGGCCTCGGTCGCTTGGCTCGTCACCGGGAGCACCGTCCTCGCGGCCCTCGCGGGAGGCGCGGGAGGAACGGCGCCCATCGCATTCCTGCGGGGCCGCCGGCTGAGGCTGCGACGTCTGCGCCGGCAGCTCTGGCCCGATGTCTGCGACCTCTTGATCGCCGCCATCCGCGTCGGGCTGTCGCTGCCGGACGCGCTGGCCACACTCGCGGAGTCGGCTCCGCCGCCGCTGCGCCCCGCGTTCGCGGTGTTCGCGCGAGACCTGCGGAGCAGCGGACGGTTCGACGCCAGTCTCGACCGGCTGAAGGACCTCCTCGCAGACCCGTTGGGGGACCGGATCGTCGAGACGCTCCGGATGGCGCGCCAGGTCGGCGGAACGGAGCTCATCGCTGTCCTGAGAGCCCTCTCCTCCTCCGTCCGGGCCGACGCGGCGCTCCGGGGCGAGGTCGAGGCGCGGCAGTCGTGGATCCGCGGTGCGGCGGTCCTCGGGGCCGTGGCGCCGTGGGTCATCCTCGTCCTGCTGGTGCTGCGCCCGGAGGGTGCCAAGGCGTACGGCACCCCGGAGGGTGTCGCCGTGATCGGCGTCGGCGCGCTCGTCTCGGTCCTCGCGTTCCGCATCATGATCCGCATCGGCAGGCTGCCCGAGCCGCGGCGGTGGTTCGGATGA
- a CDS encoding pilus assembly protein TadG-related protein has translation MTSRARDPRQRARGADEGSVLLLVLGYVVLALAVVFVCVCATDLYIAQKRLDGLADAAALAGADGFTLQAEGETLRAALTDDGVSEEVRPFVHDAGFEAAVVEAGTPDGVSARVTVAATWRPPLISPFVPDGVPLQATATSRTALH, from the coding sequence GTGACGTCGCGAGCGCGCGACCCGCGACAGCGAGCGAGAGGGGCCGACGAGGGAAGTGTTCTGCTGCTCGTCCTCGGCTACGTGGTCCTCGCGCTCGCCGTCGTCTTCGTCTGCGTCTGCGCGACGGACCTCTACATCGCCCAGAAGCGCCTCGACGGACTCGCCGATGCGGCGGCGCTGGCGGGGGCCGACGGCTTCACTCTTCAGGCGGAGGGGGAGACGCTGCGGGCGGCGCTCACCGACGACGGAGTCTCGGAGGAGGTTCGTCCGTTCGTCCACGATGCCGGTTTCGAGGCGGCCGTCGTCGAGGCGGGCACGCCCGACGGTGTCAGTGCCCGCGTCACGGTCGCGGCGACCTGGCGCCCGCCGCTGATCTCGCCGTTCGTGCCCGACGGAGTGCCGCTCCAGGCGACCGCCACGAGTCGCACGGCTCTGCACTGA
- a CDS encoding endonuclease/exonuclease/phosphatase family protein: MTAPLLGAPSATELHVMTLNIRRDLGALAWPRADRWEVRRPRLRALLHAEQPQVLGVQEALPAQATAVSAALGPSFRRVGHGRLPGPRGEGCPLFYDADRLELRDWRQVALSRTPDRPGSRSWLSVAPRVAVEAFFHDRRTGAAVTVLNTHFDAFSPWARRRQALAVRDIAAAAESAVILLGDFNAPAGSAPWRALETCGVLRDSWTAAVSRRTPSWGTFAGYRPPRRGRRIDGILVSPGLTVRRVGVDARQYGGGWPSDHLPVQALIDLAPAAFTQPEETA; encoded by the coding sequence ATGACCGCGCCGCTGCTCGGAGCGCCGTCCGCCACCGAGCTGCACGTCATGACCCTGAACATCCGCCGCGATCTCGGCGCGCTCGCCTGGCCACGCGCCGACCGCTGGGAGGTCCGCCGCCCGCGGCTCCGCGCTCTCCTGCACGCCGAGCAGCCGCAGGTGCTCGGCGTGCAGGAGGCCCTGCCCGCGCAGGCCACCGCTGTCTCCGCCGCGCTCGGCCCCTCGTTCCGCCGCGTCGGCCACGGCCGTCTCCCCGGACCGCGCGGCGAGGGCTGCCCGCTGTTCTACGACGCCGACCGGCTGGAGCTGCGTGACTGGCGCCAGGTGGCGCTCTCCCGCACTCCTGACCGCCCCGGTTCCCGCTCCTGGCTGAGCGTCGCGCCGCGGGTGGCGGTCGAGGCGTTCTTCCACGATCGGCGCACCGGCGCCGCCGTCACCGTGCTGAACACCCACTTCGACGCGTTCTCCCCGTGGGCGCGACGGCGTCAGGCGCTGGCCGTGCGTGACATCGCCGCGGCGGCCGAGTCAGCCGTCATCCTTCTCGGGGATTTCAACGCCCCCGCGGGGAGCGCCCCCTGGCGCGCCCTGGAGACCTGCGGTGTCCTCCGCGACTCGTGGACGGCCGCCGTATCCCGCCGCACGCCCTCCTGGGGCACGTTCGCCGGGTACCGGCCGCCCCGGCGCGGGCGGCGCATCGACGGCATCCTCGTCTCCCCCGGACTGACCGTGCGCCGAGTGGGTGTCGACGCCCGCCAGTATGGAGGAGGCTGGCCGTCGGATCATCTCCCCGTGCAGGCGCTGATCGACCTCGCCCCCGCCGCCTTCACCCAGCCCGAGGAGACCGCATGA